A stretch of DNA from Thalassospiraceae bacterium LMO-SO8:
AGGATGTGCAGGCGGCCGTCCTTGGCCTGGCCCAGGGCGATCTTCATGATTTCCTCGGTGATCGAGGTGATCTTGATGTCCATCTGCAAGGAGGTGATGCCCTCGGACGAGCCGGCGACCTTGAAGTCCATGTCGCCCAGGTGATCTTCGTCACCCAGGATGTCCGACAGGACCGCGAATTCGTCGCCTTCCTTGATCAGGCCCATGGCGATGCCCGCCACCGGACGCGGCAGCGGAACGCCCGCGTCCATCAGCGACAGCGAGGTGCCGCAGACCGTGGCCATCGAGGACGAGCCGTTGGATTCGGTGATTTCCGAAACAACGCGGATGGTATAGGGGAATTCGTCCTTCGACGGCATCAGCGGGTTGAGCGCCCGCCAAGCCAGCTTGCCGTGGCCGATTTCACGCCGCCCGGTAAAGCCGAAACGGCCCGCTTCGCCGACCGAGAACGGCGGGAAGTTGTAGTGCAGCATGAAGGTGCGGCGATGGTCGTTGGCGAGATCGTCGATGATCTGTTCGTCCTGGCCGGTGCCCAGCGTGGCGACCACCAGGGCCTGGGTTTCACCGCGGGTGAACAGGGCCGAACCGTGGGTCCGGGGCAGAACGCCGACTTCCGCGGCGATCGGGCGCACGGTCTTGGTGTCGCGGCCGTCGATGCGCTTGCCGGTCGCCAGAATGTCCCGGCGCACGATGTCGCTTTCCAGATTTTTCAGGATGCCGCCGAGGGCCGCGCCGACCAGGTCCTGGTCGATGCTGTCGTCGGCCGCCAGGTCTTCGGCGACCTTGGCCTTCACGGCCGAGATCTTTTCCTGACGCAGCTGCTTGACGGTTTCCTTGTAGGCGTCGCGCAGGCCGGTTTCGGCGAGCGCCTTGACCTTGTCGGCCAGGGCCTTCTTGCCTTCCGGCTCGGCCGGCAGGTCGACGGGGTCCTTGGCGCAGGCCGAGGCCAGCTCGATGATGCCCTTGATGACGTCCTGGTTGGCCTTATGGCCGAACATCACCGCACCCAGCATGTCGTCTTCCGACAGCTCGTGGGCTTCCGATTCGACCATCAGCACGCCTTCCTGGGTGCCGGCGACGAACAGGTCGAGCTTGGTTTCCGTCATCTGGTCACAGGTCGGGTTGAGCACGAAGGCGCCGTCGATCATGCCGACGCGGCAGCCCGAGATCGGGCCCATGAAGGGCGCGCCCGAGATGCACAGCGCCGCCGAGGTGCCGATCATGGCCGGCACGTCCGGGTCGTTTTCCAGATCGTGGGTCAGGACCGTGCAGATGACCTGCACTTCGTTCTTGTAGCCCGGCGCGAACAACGGCCGGATGGGCCGGTCGATCAGGCGCGAGGTGAGAATTTCCTTTTCGCCGGGACGGCCTTCACGCTTGAAAAAACCACCCGGAATCTTACCGGCGGCATAGGCCTTTTCAACGTAATGGACGGCCAGCGGGAAAAAATCGATGCCCGGACGGGGCGTCTTTTCCGCGACCACGGTGCACAGCACCTTGGTGTCGCCATAGGTGGCAAGCACGGCGCCGTCGGCCTGACGCGCGATCTTGCCGGTTTCCAGGATCAGCTTGCGCCCACCCCAGTCGATTTCCTTACGAAACTCTTGAAACATCATTTTCTACTCTTCCTACAAACGTACGTGGGACCGGAAGCCCGCGCCAATCGCGGACCCCTGCCCGTTGGACCCCCGGCACCCTGCCGGGCGGCCCGGCCCCGAAGCGTTGTTTCCACGGCCATGACGGCGGCGGAAAACGGCGGGGCGAAAGGCGGCATCCGTACCCTGGCCGCCCACGGAGAACATTCCGTCACATGACGGATGCACGCCCATTCCTGTAAATTAGCGCCGAATACCCAGGCGCTTGACCAGCTCTTCGTAGCGGCCGTCGTTCTTCTTTTTCAGATAGTCCAACAGACGCCGGCGCTGGCCGACCATCATGAGAAGGCCCCGGCGGGAATGGAAATCCCGCTTGTGGGTTTTCATGTGTTCGGTGAGATTGGCGATCCGTTCGGTCAGAATGGCGACCTGAACTTCGGGCGACCCGGTGTCGCCGTTGCCCGATTGGAACTCGCCAATAAGTTCCTGCTTCCGCTCAGCGGTAATCGACATCGTCATACTCCTGTTCTTGATTGTTGAAGATCAGGTTTCCGAACCATCCAGGTTCAGAACCCGTACAGGACGGATTTCGCCGCCCTTGATCTCCGCCAGAGCCACCAGCCGGTCGCCGAGCATGGCCGAAACCATGTCGCCTTGGCGGATGTTCTTGAACGGCGAAC
This window harbors:
- the pnp gene encoding polyribonucleotide nucleotidyltransferase, producing the protein MMFQEFRKEIDWGGRKLILETGKIARQADGAVLATYGDTKVLCTVVAEKTPRPGIDFFPLAVHYVEKAYAAGKIPGGFFKREGRPGEKEILTSRLIDRPIRPLFAPGYKNEVQVICTVLTHDLENDPDVPAMIGTSAALCISGAPFMGPISGCRVGMIDGAFVLNPTCDQMTETKLDLFVAGTQEGVLMVESEAHELSEDDMLGAVMFGHKANQDVIKGIIELASACAKDPVDLPAEPEGKKALADKVKALAETGLRDAYKETVKQLRQEKISAVKAKVAEDLAADDSIDQDLVGAALGGILKNLESDIVRRDILATGKRIDGRDTKTVRPIAAEVGVLPRTHGSALFTRGETQALVVATLGTGQDEQIIDDLANDHRRTFMLHYNFPPFSVGEAGRFGFTGRREIGHGKLAWRALNPLMPSKDEFPYTIRVVSEITESNGSSSMATVCGTSLSLMDAGVPLPRPVAGIAMGLIKEGDEFAVLSDILGDEDHLGDMDFKVAGSSEGITSLQMDIKITSITEEIMKIALGQAKDGRLHILGEMSKGLTSAREGVADTAPRITQFTINKDKIREVIGPGGKMIREICEVTGAKIDIEDDGTVRVAAVDAAAGEAAIDWIKSITQEPEIGAIYNGKVVKVVDFGAFVNFMGAKDGLVHISELANERVGQVTDVVNEGDQVKVKLIGIDDRGKVKLSMRVVDQETGADITDQVGERSGGGGRGGKPRETQDA
- the rpsO gene encoding 30S ribosomal protein S15 translates to MSITAERKQELIGEFQSGNGDTGSPEVQVAILTERIANLTEHMKTHKRDFHSRRGLLMMVGQRRRLLDYLKKKNDGRYEELVKRLGIRR